TTCACCTTTCATTATGAACGTCTGAAGGCCGAAACTATAGAGTGAACTTACAAGTAATATGATAAAATCCCAACCTTTTTATTATTACAAATGACTTCTTCTAACAGTGGCTTCGGTTTCGGCTAACATCAGTCTGTTCACGCCCATCTTCATCTGGTTCTCAGAGAGATTAGAATACCCAAGTAGAAATACTGGCCCCTTAGGTTTACTACCCACAAAATAAGACGATGCAGGATATACTCGAACTCCGTAACGAAGTGCCACTTCAGCAATGCGATTCTCTTCGGCATCCGATTCCAGCTCTATCAGTAAATGTAGTCCAGCTTCCTCGCCATAATAACGAACACGACTTCCAAACTCAGTATTTAAGCTAGATATGAGACATGCTCTACGAGAAGCATACAGCTTTCCCATCTGAGTAACATGCCTTGCATAATGACCATTCTGAATAAATTCCGCTAAAGCTTCCTGATCCAAAGCAGAAGTCATACGATCCGTAATCCACTTGACGGCCAAAAAAGGTTGAATCAAAGCCGGAGGCAATACAACATAACCTATCCGCAGAGAAGGAAATAGTACTTTACTAAAGCTGCCTACATATATTACTCTTCCCTCTACATCTAGCCCAGCAAGCGCGGACAGCTTCGGACCCTCATACCTGTATTCACTGTCATAATCGTCTTCAATAATAAAAGCATGATTGGCTTTGGCCCAATCCAGCAACTGAACTCTTCGTTTCAAGGACAACGTCATCCCATAAGGGAATTGGTGGGAGGGAGTGACATAGACTAACTTTGGTGATTTTTTAAGATTACCTTCTATGCCTTTATTACTGCTTGTTTGGATTTCTTCCACACAGATGCCATCTTGATCTACCTTAACAGGGATGACCTCTGCACCAGCAAAAGAAAAAATTTCACGCACAACGCTATGTGATGGATCCTCAACAATGACACGATCACCTTTATATAAGAAAATCCTCGATAAAATATCCAGAGCTTGCGTAGCTCCAGAGGTAATCACGATTTGCTCCGGAACAACGGGCATGGATCGTGTGGAACGTAATAAACGTGCAATCTCACGGCGTAATCCCAGTGAACCTTCCGCAGGACCGTAACCCAAAGTATCCGGTGAGGCGCGGCGGCAAGCATTCATTAGAGCTTTTTGCCACTGATCCATAGGAAACGCGTCCCAAGCAGGCACACCATGCCGAAAATCACAGAATACAGGGTTCAAACTATCAACATCTTTTGTGGAAGGAGGATTAAGCG
This window of the Paenibacillus sp. FSL R10-2734 genome carries:
- a CDS encoding PLP-dependent aminotransferase family protein, whose translation is MKHDLLITLDKERQIPLNRQIYEQVRNAIHSGALSGGDPLPPSRTLANQLGVSRSVVLQSYELLQAEGYLEMRKGAGTFIAELTTEKKATKDYESPYNFITKGPDFLTLNPPSTKDVDSLNPVFCDFRHGVPAWDAFPMDQWQKALMNACRRASPDTLGYGPAEGSLGLRREIARLLRSTRSMPVVPEQIVITSGATQALDILSRIFLYKGDRVIVEDPSHSVVREIFSFAGAEVIPVKVDQDGICVEEIQTSSNKGIEGNLKKSPKLVYVTPSHQFPYGMTLSLKRRVQLLDWAKANHAFIIEDDYDSEYRYEGPKLSALAGLDVEGRVIYVGSFSKVLFPSLRIGYVVLPPALIQPFLAVKWITDRMTSALDQEALAEFIQNGHYARHVTQMGKLYASRRACLISSLNTEFGSRVRYYGEEAGLHLLIELESDAEENRIAEVALRYGVRVYPASSYFVGSKPKGPVFLLGYSNLSENQMKMGVNRLMLAETEATVRRSHL